A single genomic interval of Chitinophaga sp. 180180018-3 harbors:
- a CDS encoding AraC family transcriptional regulator, giving the protein MGHIPTFNLNTYRDQQNHDGSFLYFEWQGNSLIVERPHVHDFFMLLLTETSEGTHTIDFVNHEIKGRQLHFLFPGQVHYWQLASNTIAYQLMINQQHFNIIASALRFNTAIYKKHPIIDLSQEEFDDLRYEFKGIKKELGAKPILWEIVYSRTRIIAQIASRKSELLFGDHKTYTIAPILSEYLNLIDIHFREHKTVEFYAGKLNITANYLNILCKKHFNKSAASLIRNRIILEAQRQLAVPGQSIKEIAYNLGFYDLGYFSKFFKSYTGQSPRVFRSGRTDAD; this is encoded by the coding sequence ATGGGTCACATACCGACATTTAACTTAAATACGTACCGGGATCAGCAGAATCATGACGGCAGCTTTCTATACTTTGAATGGCAGGGTAATTCACTGATAGTAGAGCGGCCGCATGTTCATGATTTTTTCATGCTTCTTCTGACAGAAACTTCTGAAGGTACCCATACCATTGATTTTGTAAATCATGAGATAAAGGGCCGGCAGCTGCATTTCCTATTTCCGGGGCAGGTGCATTACTGGCAGCTGGCGAGTAATACGATCGCCTACCAGCTGATGATCAACCAACAGCACTTCAATATTATTGCCAGTGCGCTCCGTTTCAATACCGCCATCTATAAAAAGCATCCGATCATTGATCTTTCGCAGGAAGAATTTGACGATCTACGCTATGAATTCAAAGGCATCAAAAAGGAATTAGGCGCCAAGCCCATACTATGGGAAATCGTTTACTCCCGAACCCGCATCATTGCGCAAATTGCCAGCCGGAAATCGGAGCTGCTGTTCGGCGACCACAAAACCTACACGATTGCTCCGATACTATCCGAATACCTGAATCTGATCGATATCCATTTCAGGGAGCATAAAACAGTAGAGTTCTATGCCGGTAAGCTGAACATCACTGCCAACTACCTGAACATCCTGTGCAAGAAACATTTTAATAAATCCGCTGCCTCCCTGATCCGCAACAGGATCATACTGGAAGCCCAACGGCAACTGGCCGTTCCCGGGCAGTCTATAAAAGAGATTGCCTACAACCTGGGTTTTTATGACCTGGGATATTTTTCAAAATTCTTCAAATCATATACGGGCCAGTCGCCCCGTGTATTCCGAAGCGGCAGAACTGATGCCGATTGA